A genomic segment from Phycisphaerae bacterium encodes:
- a CDS encoding YjbQ family protein, protein METLQIKTTKRCELQDVTDRVAQVARKAKDAKGVLVFVPHTTAGVTINENADPSVPADILNHLEKLVPQSANFRHGEGNSDAHIKSSMMGQSLLVPVEGGELVLGTWQGIFFAEFDGPRSRKLHVKAI, encoded by the coding sequence ATGGAAACGCTGCAGATCAAAACGACCAAACGCTGCGAATTGCAGGACGTGACCGACCGGGTGGCCCAGGTGGCGCGCAAGGCCAAGGACGCCAAAGGCGTGCTGGTGTTCGTGCCGCACACCACAGCCGGCGTGACGATCAACGAAAACGCCGATCCCTCGGTGCCCGCGGACATCCTGAACCACCTGGAGAAACTGGTGCCGCAATCTGCCAACTTCCGCCACGGCGAGGGCAACAGCGACGCCCATATCAAATCGAGCATGATGGGCCAGTCGCTGCTCGTGCCAGTCGAAGGCGGCGAGCTGGTGTTGGGCACCTGGCAGGGAATCTTCTTCGCCGAGTTCGACGGCCCGCGCTCGCGGAAACTGCACGTGAAGGCGATCTGA
- the hslV gene encoding ATP-dependent protease subunit HslV, with product MKTRSTTILTVRRAGQVAMGGDGQVTLGEMAVKHDSVKVRRVGEGRVLCGFAGSAADSMALLERFEDRLKESKLNVRRAAIELAKEWRTDRVLRRLEAMLAVADAEVSLIVSGGGDVIEPTDGIIGIGSGGAYASAAARALLRHTELDARSIVQSALEIAGDLCIYSNRTITIETLA from the coding sequence ATGAAGACCCGTTCCACCACGATCCTCACCGTCCGCCGCGCCGGCCAGGTCGCCATGGGCGGCGACGGCCAGGTCACTCTTGGCGAGATGGCGGTCAAGCATGATTCGGTCAAGGTCCGCCGCGTCGGCGAGGGCCGGGTGCTGTGCGGGTTTGCGGGCTCAGCCGCCGATTCGATGGCTTTACTGGAACGCTTCGAGGACCGGCTCAAGGAGTCGAAGCTCAACGTTCGCCGGGCCGCGATCGAACTGGCCAAGGAGTGGCGGACGGACCGCGTGCTGCGGCGTCTTGAGGCCATGCTGGCGGTCGCCGACGCCGAGGTCTCGCTGATCGTTTCGGGTGGAGGCGACGTGATCGAGCCGACCGACGGGATCATCGGCATCGGTTCCGGCGGCGCGTACGCGTCCGCCGCGGCCCGCGCTCTGCTGCGGCACACCGAGCTCGACGCCCGGAGCATCGTCCAGTCGGCCCTCGAGATCGCCGGCGACCTGTGCATCTACTCCAACCGCACCATCACGATCGAGACGCTGGCGTAG
- a CDS encoding methionyl-tRNA formyltransferase — protein sequence MIPKLAFAGGLRLSWYCLKALCEEGIVPEVAFGYDPSLSHRSGYRDLGDLCERYGIALHRIRDINTDLVADEIRTWRIDLLCVWNWSQLVKEPILSLPSQGCLGMHPTRLPLGRGRAPIPWSIIHGLRESAISIFFLTPGVDDGDLVHQEPFSIGEDEDAASLYGRLEALHVQAVRTFCTLLRRGPLPRTPQDHSRATYWPKRRPQDGVIDWSKSTADQLRWVRALTDPYPGAFSFVDGRKFFIWQAAARSESGKPGAIVGEADSGNAVVATSDGAIEVLVAQAEGEERRSSRELLADGRWRIGSTFTGAVA from the coding sequence GTGATCCCGAAACTCGCCTTCGCCGGCGGACTGCGATTGAGCTGGTACTGCCTCAAGGCGCTCTGCGAAGAGGGCATCGTACCCGAGGTCGCCTTCGGCTACGATCCGTCGCTGAGCCACCGCAGCGGCTACCGCGATCTGGGCGATCTCTGCGAACGGTACGGCATCGCGCTTCACCGCATCCGCGACATCAACACCGACCTGGTGGCTGACGAAATCCGCACGTGGCGGATCGACCTGCTGTGCGTCTGGAACTGGTCGCAACTGGTCAAGGAGCCGATCCTTTCGCTGCCGAGCCAGGGGTGCCTGGGCATGCATCCGACCCGCCTTCCCCTGGGCCGCGGCCGCGCGCCTATACCCTGGTCGATCATCCACGGCCTGCGGGAAAGCGCCATCAGCATCTTCTTCCTGACGCCCGGCGTGGACGACGGCGATCTGGTTCACCAGGAGCCGTTTTCCATCGGCGAGGACGAAGACGCCGCCAGCCTCTACGGCCGGCTCGAAGCACTGCACGTCCAGGCCGTTCGTACGTTCTGTACGCTGCTGCGCCGCGGACCGCTTCCGCGAACGCCGCAGGACCACAGCCGGGCGACTTACTGGCCCAAGCGCCGGCCGCAGGACGGCGTGATCGACTGGAGCAAATCGACCGCCGATCAACTCCGCTGGGTTCGCGCCCTGACCGATCCGTATCCCGGCGCGTTCAGCTTCGTTGACGGCCGCAAGTTTTTTATCTGGCAGGCGGCGGCGCGATCGGAGTCCGGCAAACCCGGCGCGATCGTCGGCGAGGCCGACTCCGGGAATGCCGTCGTCGCCACAAGCGATGGAGCCATTGAGGTGCTGGTTGCCCAGGCCGAAGGCGAGGAACGCCGGTCGAGTCGCGAGCTGCTGGCCGACGGCCGGTGGCGGATTGGATCGACCTTCACCGGAGCGGTCGCATGA
- a CDS encoding formyl transferase, which produces MKVLYLANNYLGWRIGQVLKEQGDEVVGLVAHPPDRAMFRDEIVSTFDLPAERVISAPTINDPATHDRIRQWQPDVLLSVLFDYILKADTLALAPRGVVNLHNSYLPYNRGNFANVWSIITRTPAGATLHLMDEGIDTGPIIDRIQEPVDLKDTGETLYRRIEIAAEALFRRAWPKFRAGEFAPIEQKHLTPTPTWKKRDVEKIDPIDLDRTYTARELIDILRARTFPPHSGAYIEEGGRKVYLRLQLLDEDEL; this is translated from the coding sequence ATGAAGGTTCTCTACCTGGCCAACAACTACCTCGGCTGGCGGATCGGACAGGTCCTCAAGGAGCAGGGCGACGAGGTTGTCGGCTTGGTCGCCCATCCGCCGGATCGGGCCATGTTCCGCGACGAGATCGTCAGCACGTTCGACCTTCCCGCTGAGCGCGTCATCTCGGCCCCTACGATCAACGACCCGGCGACGCACGATCGGATTCGCCAGTGGCAGCCGGACGTCCTGCTCTCGGTCCTGTTCGACTATATCCTGAAAGCCGATACGCTGGCTCTGGCGCCGCGCGGGGTGGTGAACCTGCACAATTCGTACCTGCCGTACAACCGCGGCAATTTCGCCAATGTCTGGTCGATCATCACCCGCACGCCTGCCGGAGCGACGCTGCACTTGATGGACGAGGGCATCGATACCGGTCCGATCATCGACCGGATCCAAGAGCCCGTCGATCTCAAGGACACCGGCGAGACGCTGTATCGCAGGATCGAAATCGCCGCTGAGGCCCTGTTCCGCCGCGCCTGGCCGAAGTTCCGTGCCGGCGAGTTCGCTCCCATCGAGCAAAAGCACCTGACGCCGACGCCCACATGGAAGAAACGCGACGTCGAGAAGATCGACCCGATCGACCTGGACAGGACCTACACCGCCCGGGAGTTGATCGACATCCTTCGCGCCCGGACCTTCCCGCCCCATTCCGGAGCGTACATCGAGGAGGGCGGCCGCAAGGTGTACCTTCGCCTTCAACTGCTCGACGAAGACGAACTCTGA